From Daphnia pulicaria isolate SC F1-1A chromosome 4, SC_F0-13Bv2, whole genome shotgun sequence, one genomic window encodes:
- the LOC124336327 gene encoding integrator complex subunit 12-like isoform X2, whose protein sequence is MDGLIEPYLIKAISLLHSSAKDSGDQLKSMLDEAIRLKNETNSSVSKLPPPLTMIKRKKSDFFIDEDVPLSKRRKESPRSSQPSSPSSSVLEKNKESKRKHDNMFNDDEVVPKKFKDSPRSSQPGSPAGSSPRNSRSPSVARKSDDLDSLNDADDLAQEIMDLHCVICTGLDVTSGNQLVECQECHGLYHQECHQPNISDAEVNDPRSVFFCSDCSKSMKKTASRPKSSSSRESPITFYKSRSDSPSSVSGKSSAGLVVNFSKQQTLPQKPNGGSGASSKSTSSSSSSSNSSSGNTIGNTSLINADKRLQNIKKRAATKLQEKRKPGK, encoded by the exons ATGGATGGTCTTATTGAACCATATTTAATTAAAGCTATCAGTCTTTTGCATTCTAGTGCTAAAGATTCTGGTGACCAATTGAAATCTATGTTGGATGAAGCCATAAGATTAAAGAATGAAACCAACTCTTCTGTCAGCAAGTTGCCACCACCTTTGACGATGATCAAAAGG aagaaaagtgactTCTTCATTGATGAAGATGTTCCTCTCAGTAAAAGAAGGAAGGAATCTCCTCGATCTTCACAACCTTCATCTCCATCTTCTAG TGTTCTTGAGAAAAACAAGGAATCTAAGCGAAAACATGATAACATGTTCAATGATGATGAAGTTGTtccaaagaaattcaaagattCCCCTCGTTCTTCACAGCCTGGCTCACCAGCTGGGAG TTCACCACGAAATTCGAGATCTCCAAGTGTGGCTCGAAAAAGCGACGACCTCGATTCTTTGAATGACGCCGATGACTTGGCTCAGGAAATTATGGATCTTCACTGTGTTATTTGCAC TGGCCTGGATGTTACTTCTGGAAATCAGCTCGTAGAGTGCCAAGAATGTCACGGCCTTTATCACCAGGAATGCCACCAACCGAATATTAGCGACGCCGAAGTCAACGATCCTCGATCCGTCTTTTTCTGTTCCGATTGTAGCAAGTCAATGAAAAAGACCGCTAGTCGACCTAAATCAAGTAGCAGTAGGGAAAGTCCCATCACTTTCTATAAAAGTCGATCTGACTCTCCGAGTTCCGTGAGTGGCAAAAGCTCAGCCGGCCTGGTAGTTAACTTCAGCAAACAGCAAACCTTGCCACAGAAGCCAAATGGCGGCAGCGGTGCTTCAAGTAAGTCAACAAGCTCATCGAGCAGCAGTAGCAATTCTTCATCTGGAAATACTATTGGCAACACATCCCTCATTAACGCCGATAAACGACTGCAGAACATAAAGAAACGGGCTGCCACAAAATTGCAAGAAAAACGGAAACCTGGAAAATAG
- the LOC124336327 gene encoding integrator complex subunit 12-like isoform X6 — protein sequence MDGLIEPYLIKAISLLHSSAKDSGDQLKSMLDEAIRLKNETNSSVSKLPPPLTMIKRKSDFFIDEDVPLSKRRKESPRSSQPSSPSSSSPRNSRSPSVARKSDDLDSLNDADDLAQEIMDLHCVICTGLDVTSGNQLVECQECHGLYHQECHQPNISDAEVNDPRSVFFCSDCSKSMKKTASRPKSSSSRESPITFYKSRSDSPSSVSGKSSAGLVVNFSKQQTLPQKPNGGSGASSKSTSSSSSSSNSSSGNTIGNTSLINADKRLQNIKKRAATKLQEKRKPGK from the exons ATGGATGGTCTTATTGAACCATATTTAATTAAAGCTATCAGTCTTTTGCATTCTAGTGCTAAAGATTCTGGTGACCAATTGAAATCTATGTTGGATGAAGCCATAAGATTAAAGAATGAAACCAACTCTTCTGTCAGCAAGTTGCCACCACCTTTGACGATGATCAAAAGG aaaagtgactTCTTCATTGATGAAGATGTTCCTCTCAGTAAAAGAAGGAAGGAATCTCCTCGATCTTCACAACCTTCATCTCCATCTTCTAG TTCACCACGAAATTCGAGATCTCCAAGTGTGGCTCGAAAAAGCGACGACCTCGATTCTTTGAATGACGCCGATGACTTGGCTCAGGAAATTATGGATCTTCACTGTGTTATTTGCAC TGGCCTGGATGTTACTTCTGGAAATCAGCTCGTAGAGTGCCAAGAATGTCACGGCCTTTATCACCAGGAATGCCACCAACCGAATATTAGCGACGCCGAAGTCAACGATCCTCGATCCGTCTTTTTCTGTTCCGATTGTAGCAAGTCAATGAAAAAGACCGCTAGTCGACCTAAATCAAGTAGCAGTAGGGAAAGTCCCATCACTTTCTATAAAAGTCGATCTGACTCTCCGAGTTCCGTGAGTGGCAAAAGCTCAGCCGGCCTGGTAGTTAACTTCAGCAAACAGCAAACCTTGCCACAGAAGCCAAATGGCGGCAGCGGTGCTTCAAGTAAGTCAACAAGCTCATCGAGCAGCAGTAGCAATTCTTCATCTGGAAATACTATTGGCAACACATCCCTCATTAACGCCGATAAACGACTGCAGAACATAAAGAAACGGGCTGCCACAAAATTGCAAGAAAAACGGAAACCTGGAAAATAG
- the LOC124336327 gene encoding integrator complex subunit 12-like isoform X3 produces the protein MDGLIEPYLIKAISLLHSSAKDSGDQLKSMLDEAIRLKNETNSSVSKLPPPLTMIKRKSDFFIDEDVPLSKRRKESPRSSQPSSPSSSVLEKNKESKRKHDNMFNDDEVVPKKFKDSPRSSQPGSPAGSSPRNSRSPSVARKSDDLDSLNDADDLAQEIMDLHCVICTGLDVTSGNQLVECQECHGLYHQECHQPNISDAEVNDPRSVFFCSDCSKSMKKTASRPKSSSSRESPITFYKSRSDSPSSVSGKSSAGLVVNFSKQQTLPQKPNGGSGASSKSTSSSSSSSNSSSGNTIGNTSLINADKRLQNIKKRAATKLQEKRKPGK, from the exons ATGGATGGTCTTATTGAACCATATTTAATTAAAGCTATCAGTCTTTTGCATTCTAGTGCTAAAGATTCTGGTGACCAATTGAAATCTATGTTGGATGAAGCCATAAGATTAAAGAATGAAACCAACTCTTCTGTCAGCAAGTTGCCACCACCTTTGACGATGATCAAAAGG aaaagtgactTCTTCATTGATGAAGATGTTCCTCTCAGTAAAAGAAGGAAGGAATCTCCTCGATCTTCACAACCTTCATCTCCATCTTCTAG TGTTCTTGAGAAAAACAAGGAATCTAAGCGAAAACATGATAACATGTTCAATGATGATGAAGTTGTtccaaagaaattcaaagattCCCCTCGTTCTTCACAGCCTGGCTCACCAGCTGGGAG TTCACCACGAAATTCGAGATCTCCAAGTGTGGCTCGAAAAAGCGACGACCTCGATTCTTTGAATGACGCCGATGACTTGGCTCAGGAAATTATGGATCTTCACTGTGTTATTTGCAC TGGCCTGGATGTTACTTCTGGAAATCAGCTCGTAGAGTGCCAAGAATGTCACGGCCTTTATCACCAGGAATGCCACCAACCGAATATTAGCGACGCCGAAGTCAACGATCCTCGATCCGTCTTTTTCTGTTCCGATTGTAGCAAGTCAATGAAAAAGACCGCTAGTCGACCTAAATCAAGTAGCAGTAGGGAAAGTCCCATCACTTTCTATAAAAGTCGATCTGACTCTCCGAGTTCCGTGAGTGGCAAAAGCTCAGCCGGCCTGGTAGTTAACTTCAGCAAACAGCAAACCTTGCCACAGAAGCCAAATGGCGGCAGCGGTGCTTCAAGTAAGTCAACAAGCTCATCGAGCAGCAGTAGCAATTCTTCATCTGGAAATACTATTGGCAACACATCCCTCATTAACGCCGATAAACGACTGCAGAACATAAAGAAACGGGCTGCCACAAAATTGCAAGAAAAACGGAAACCTGGAAAATAG
- the LOC124336327 gene encoding integrator complex subunit 12-like isoform X1 produces the protein MDGLIEPYLIKAISLLHSSAKDSGDQLKSMLDEAIRLKNETNSSVSKLPPPLTMIKRETKKKSDFFIDEDVPLSKRRKESPRSSQPSSPSSSVLEKNKESKRKHDNMFNDDEVVPKKFKDSPRSSQPGSPAGSSPRNSRSPSVARKSDDLDSLNDADDLAQEIMDLHCVICTGLDVTSGNQLVECQECHGLYHQECHQPNISDAEVNDPRSVFFCSDCSKSMKKTASRPKSSSSRESPITFYKSRSDSPSSVSGKSSAGLVVNFSKQQTLPQKPNGGSGASSKSTSSSSSSSNSSSGNTIGNTSLINADKRLQNIKKRAATKLQEKRKPGK, from the exons ATGGATGGTCTTATTGAACCATATTTAATTAAAGCTATCAGTCTTTTGCATTCTAGTGCTAAAGATTCTGGTGACCAATTGAAATCTATGTTGGATGAAGCCATAAGATTAAAGAATGAAACCAACTCTTCTGTCAGCAAGTTGCCACCACCTTTGACGATGATCAAAAGG gaaacaaagaagaaaagtgactTCTTCATTGATGAAGATGTTCCTCTCAGTAAAAGAAGGAAGGAATCTCCTCGATCTTCACAACCTTCATCTCCATCTTCTAG TGTTCTTGAGAAAAACAAGGAATCTAAGCGAAAACATGATAACATGTTCAATGATGATGAAGTTGTtccaaagaaattcaaagattCCCCTCGTTCTTCACAGCCTGGCTCACCAGCTGGGAG TTCACCACGAAATTCGAGATCTCCAAGTGTGGCTCGAAAAAGCGACGACCTCGATTCTTTGAATGACGCCGATGACTTGGCTCAGGAAATTATGGATCTTCACTGTGTTATTTGCAC TGGCCTGGATGTTACTTCTGGAAATCAGCTCGTAGAGTGCCAAGAATGTCACGGCCTTTATCACCAGGAATGCCACCAACCGAATATTAGCGACGCCGAAGTCAACGATCCTCGATCCGTCTTTTTCTGTTCCGATTGTAGCAAGTCAATGAAAAAGACCGCTAGTCGACCTAAATCAAGTAGCAGTAGGGAAAGTCCCATCACTTTCTATAAAAGTCGATCTGACTCTCCGAGTTCCGTGAGTGGCAAAAGCTCAGCCGGCCTGGTAGTTAACTTCAGCAAACAGCAAACCTTGCCACAGAAGCCAAATGGCGGCAGCGGTGCTTCAAGTAAGTCAACAAGCTCATCGAGCAGCAGTAGCAATTCTTCATCTGGAAATACTATTGGCAACACATCCCTCATTAACGCCGATAAACGACTGCAGAACATAAAGAAACGGGCTGCCACAAAATTGCAAGAAAAACGGAAACCTGGAAAATAG
- the LOC124336327 gene encoding integrator complex subunit 12-like isoform X4: protein MDGLIEPYLIKAISLLHSSAKDSGDQLKSMLDEAIRLKNETNSSVSKLPPPLTMIKRETKKKSDFFIDEDVPLSKRRKESPRSSQPSSPSSSSPRNSRSPSVARKSDDLDSLNDADDLAQEIMDLHCVICTGLDVTSGNQLVECQECHGLYHQECHQPNISDAEVNDPRSVFFCSDCSKSMKKTASRPKSSSSRESPITFYKSRSDSPSSVSGKSSAGLVVNFSKQQTLPQKPNGGSGASSKSTSSSSSSSNSSSGNTIGNTSLINADKRLQNIKKRAATKLQEKRKPGK, encoded by the exons ATGGATGGTCTTATTGAACCATATTTAATTAAAGCTATCAGTCTTTTGCATTCTAGTGCTAAAGATTCTGGTGACCAATTGAAATCTATGTTGGATGAAGCCATAAGATTAAAGAATGAAACCAACTCTTCTGTCAGCAAGTTGCCACCACCTTTGACGATGATCAAAAGG gaaacaaagaagaaaagtgactTCTTCATTGATGAAGATGTTCCTCTCAGTAAAAGAAGGAAGGAATCTCCTCGATCTTCACAACCTTCATCTCCATCTTCTAG TTCACCACGAAATTCGAGATCTCCAAGTGTGGCTCGAAAAAGCGACGACCTCGATTCTTTGAATGACGCCGATGACTTGGCTCAGGAAATTATGGATCTTCACTGTGTTATTTGCAC TGGCCTGGATGTTACTTCTGGAAATCAGCTCGTAGAGTGCCAAGAATGTCACGGCCTTTATCACCAGGAATGCCACCAACCGAATATTAGCGACGCCGAAGTCAACGATCCTCGATCCGTCTTTTTCTGTTCCGATTGTAGCAAGTCAATGAAAAAGACCGCTAGTCGACCTAAATCAAGTAGCAGTAGGGAAAGTCCCATCACTTTCTATAAAAGTCGATCTGACTCTCCGAGTTCCGTGAGTGGCAAAAGCTCAGCCGGCCTGGTAGTTAACTTCAGCAAACAGCAAACCTTGCCACAGAAGCCAAATGGCGGCAGCGGTGCTTCAAGTAAGTCAACAAGCTCATCGAGCAGCAGTAGCAATTCTTCATCTGGAAATACTATTGGCAACACATCCCTCATTAACGCCGATAAACGACTGCAGAACATAAAGAAACGGGCTGCCACAAAATTGCAAGAAAAACGGAAACCTGGAAAATAG
- the LOC124336327 gene encoding integrator complex subunit 12-like isoform X5, whose translation MDGLIEPYLIKAISLLHSSAKDSGDQLKSMLDEAIRLKNETNSSVSKLPPPLTMIKRKKSDFFIDEDVPLSKRRKESPRSSQPSSPSSSSPRNSRSPSVARKSDDLDSLNDADDLAQEIMDLHCVICTGLDVTSGNQLVECQECHGLYHQECHQPNISDAEVNDPRSVFFCSDCSKSMKKTASRPKSSSSRESPITFYKSRSDSPSSVSGKSSAGLVVNFSKQQTLPQKPNGGSGASSKSTSSSSSSSNSSSGNTIGNTSLINADKRLQNIKKRAATKLQEKRKPGK comes from the exons ATGGATGGTCTTATTGAACCATATTTAATTAAAGCTATCAGTCTTTTGCATTCTAGTGCTAAAGATTCTGGTGACCAATTGAAATCTATGTTGGATGAAGCCATAAGATTAAAGAATGAAACCAACTCTTCTGTCAGCAAGTTGCCACCACCTTTGACGATGATCAAAAGG aagaaaagtgactTCTTCATTGATGAAGATGTTCCTCTCAGTAAAAGAAGGAAGGAATCTCCTCGATCTTCACAACCTTCATCTCCATCTTCTAG TTCACCACGAAATTCGAGATCTCCAAGTGTGGCTCGAAAAAGCGACGACCTCGATTCTTTGAATGACGCCGATGACTTGGCTCAGGAAATTATGGATCTTCACTGTGTTATTTGCAC TGGCCTGGATGTTACTTCTGGAAATCAGCTCGTAGAGTGCCAAGAATGTCACGGCCTTTATCACCAGGAATGCCACCAACCGAATATTAGCGACGCCGAAGTCAACGATCCTCGATCCGTCTTTTTCTGTTCCGATTGTAGCAAGTCAATGAAAAAGACCGCTAGTCGACCTAAATCAAGTAGCAGTAGGGAAAGTCCCATCACTTTCTATAAAAGTCGATCTGACTCTCCGAGTTCCGTGAGTGGCAAAAGCTCAGCCGGCCTGGTAGTTAACTTCAGCAAACAGCAAACCTTGCCACAGAAGCCAAATGGCGGCAGCGGTGCTTCAAGTAAGTCAACAAGCTCATCGAGCAGCAGTAGCAATTCTTCATCTGGAAATACTATTGGCAACACATCCCTCATTAACGCCGATAAACGACTGCAGAACATAAAGAAACGGGCTGCCACAAAATTGCAAGAAAAACGGAAACCTGGAAAATAG
- the LOC124336153 gene encoding eukaryotic translation initiation factor 2D-like: protein MFNKPFRVKSNTPIKGSERKKLKAELQKCYPTITEEDLTLLIPNKEEMSVMKIETHGGEIVSAHVVGKKPIVFHIRDKLYPTVYLLWILPNKLIPYFTTWNEVVPKFSNGADLMLPGIIVKEEMGLRAYGRLNKGVTVAVNSNTNSAAVAVGMTALSSEDMYMAGRRGKGIEILHCIGDFLWQAGTKESPPELGPPGSQSDAKVTAPQDATANTEEGTEIAETKDSVEQAPDMNQQPSSDVGDSVEAPAEQKNPQEAMNELLNYCFFKALKTSAKKIELPVLTSNFYRLHIVPACPSEKTLDVKKSSYKKLSKFLDTLKKEGVIDVKEFTKGVESISAIRYDHERVRSFRVDINDKPEPAPALEKVGEIDKYLPPVITRMYAINAVCLPLFAGTYRKGTNLTTQQIRQYLTEYVRVNQLQNATNPSQVTLDPILSDVMLKKGEVAASLSWEELMSRCQAKLSTVYEMIFPNQSAPVIVKGELEPVEITTASRAGNKKVTLISGLETYRIDLDEFARRCQVGVAASTTITSSPAKKGQLVLVQGNQISFVGNLLIDEYGIPKQFIQGFDLKKAKNKK from the exons ATGTTCAATAAACCTTTTCGTGTCAAATCCAACACTCCAATCAAGGGATCTGAAAG GAAGAAACTAAAAGCAGAGCTTCAGAAATGTTATCCGACCATCACCGAAGAAGATCTAACACTACTGATcccaaacaaagaagaaatgtcgGTTATGAAGATTGAGACCCACGGAGGAGAAATCGTTAGTGCTCATGTTGTCGGCAAGAAGCCAATTGTTTTCCACATCAGGGACAAACTTTACCCTACCGTTTATTTACTGTGGATACTTCCTAACAAGCTCATTCCCTACTTCACAACCTGGAATGAGGTAGTACCAAAATTTAGCAATGGAGCAGACCTTATGCTGCCTGGAATTATtgtcaaagaagaaatggGACTCAGAGCCTATGGAAGACTGAATAAAGGTGTAACTGTTGCTGTTAACAGCAACACAAATtcagctgctgttgctgtaggGATGACAGCTCTCTCAAGTGAAGATATGTACATGGCTGGAAGAAGAGGCAAGGGTATTGAAATATTGCACTGCATTGGGGACTTTCTCTGGCAAGCTGGAACTAAAGAATCTCCTCCTGAACTGGGACCTCCAGGCTCCCAGTCAGATGCCAAAGTGACTGCACCCCAAGATGCAACTGCTAATACTGAAGAAGGAACTGAAATCGCAGAAACAAAAGATAGTGTGGAGCAAGCACCGGATATGAACCAACAACCGTCATCCGATGTTGGAGATTCTGTCGAGGCTCCAGCTGAGCAAAAAAATCCCCAAGAAGCCATGAACGAGCTCCTCAACTATTGTTTCTTTAAAGCGCTCAAGACTAGTGcaaagaaaattgaacttCCAGTCCTGACTAGTAATTTTTACCGGTTACACATTGTGCCGGCGTGTCCATCGGAGAAGACTCTGGACGTCAAGAAATCATCGTACAAGAAACTCTCAAAGTTTTTAGATACTCTAAAGAAGGAAGGAGTGATTGACGTCAAAGAATTTACCAAAGGCGTCGAGAGCATTTCTGCCATTCGATACGACCACGAAAGGGTCCGTAGTTTCCGTGTGGATATCAACGACAAACCTGAACCGGCACCTGCGCTTGAAAAGGTCGGAGAAATCGACAAATATCTTCCTCCTGTCATAACCCGGATGTACGCTATCAATGCCGTTTGTTTGCCGCTTTTCGCTGGAACTTATCG aaaggGGACAAATTTGACGACGCAACAGATCCGCCAATACTTGACTGAATACGTCCGAGTGAACCAGCTACAAAATGCGACCAATCCTAG TCAGGTGACGTTGGATCCCATTTTGAGTGACGTCATGTTAAAAAAAGGCGAAGTAGCAGCTTCGCTTAGCTGGGAAGAGCTAATGAGCCGCTGTCAAGCTAAACTTTCAACAGTTTATGAAATGATCTTCCCAAACCAGTCGGCTCCCGTCATCGTGAAAGGAGAGTTGGAGCCAGTCGAGATTACCACGGCATCGAGAGCTGGCAACAAGAAGGTCACCCTCATCAGTGGCCTTGAGACGTACAGGATCGACTTGGACGAATTTGCTCGAAG GTGCCAAGTAGGCGTGGCGGCTAGCACAACAATAACCAGCTCTCCAGCTAAAAAGGGTCAATTGGTGTTGGTACAGGGTAACCAAATTAGTTTTGTCGGAAATTTGCTCATCGATGAATACGGAATTcccaa GCAATTTATCCAAGGATTCGActtaaaaaaagccaaaaataaaaaataa
- the LOC124336152 gene encoding uncharacterized protein LOC124336152 — protein sequence MPKRKPLTEEQKAKMNAQKKQKRASETPEESAKRRAIQAMRVKIARRKETPEQTEKRRAIEAMRVKITRRKETPEQTAKRRAMEAVRVANLRQRETPDEKSKRKTTDAQRKASVRAAQRQMEDIIRANNGKEMMLILNRVETNVNQTLLEHGLTLSHDDLQTLHDFRKAAAKSEKPVAPETDSIETKSPSIFPTVSLTIHESEMPQLMKESLPRVEQQQKVVATSLSSLQPVVVPSTLVPATTRPKVIALSKKRECNKFVEHIELTKQVSTPSTCGLPIIKIYNQIAPAVKNSNVQANTFKPLTKTPLHSVSNGANIPSVTNPQTVVLNTLPNSQAKSRSVRVVSRVQIIRLSDEKLQKLQNNKSLIQYLSSKKDLSPQETLVMPKLLQNQHKILSTGITVPTIPGQSVQGIPFLSGECMYVVQANTFPALPAIRKSPEELVTILQSPEELDTKVPNAEPAEQAATPFKIENSSDSSSNLPQGNNPATEKVLELKTNNGCDYILPDSERIICNRHTCVIEVALLRTQLNQKTIDLESCNLELDDMKKELEKAKKYIGNLRAQLEENTQTLCSYLANCS from the exons ATGCctaaaagaaaaccattgACAGAAGAGCAAAAGGCTAAAATGAATGCACAAAAGAAGCAAAAAAGAGCTTCAGAGACACCAGAAGAATCTGCCAAAAGAAGAGCAATTCAAGCAATGAGAGTAAAAATTGCTCGCAGAAAAGAAACTCCAGAGCAAACGGAAAAAAGGAGAGCAATAGAAGCAATGAGAGTGAAAATTACTCGCAGAAAAGAAACTCCAGAGCAGACTGCTAAAAGGAGAGCCATGGAAGCTGTACGAGTTGCAAATTTACGGCAAAGAGAAACACCAGACGAGaagtcgaaaagaaaaactactgACGCACAACGAAAAGCAAGTGTCCGCGCAGCACAACGCCAAATGGAAGATATCATTAGAGCTAACAATGGAAAAGAA ATGATGCTAATTTTGAACCGAGTCGAAACAAATGTCAATCAGACGCTTCTTGAGCACGGGCTTACTTTATCTCATGATGATCTTCAGACGTTACATGATTTTCgaaaagcagcagcaaagaGTGAAAAGCCTGTTGCTCCGGAGACTGATTCAATCGAAACAAAAAGCCCTTCCATTTTTCCGACGGTTTCGCTTACGATACATGAATCTGAAATGCCCCAGTTAATGAAGGAATCTTTGCCACGAGtcgaacaacaacagaaagtGGTTGCCACCTCTCTAAGCTCCCTACAACCAGTCGTTGTTCCTTCCACATTGGTTCCAGCAACTACTAGACCTAAAGTGATCGCTCTAtcaaagaaaagggaatgtAATAAGTTCGTGGAACATATAGAACTTACGAAACAAGTGTCAACTCCTTCAACCTGTGGCCTGCCGATTATTAAAATATATAATCAAATTGCTCCAGCCGTCAAAAACAGCAATGTCCAGGCGAACACCTTTAAACCTCTCACAAAGACGCCTCTACATTCTGTTTCCAATGGAGCAAACATCCCGTCGGTAACTAATCCGCAAACGGTAGTCTTGAATACCCTTCCGAACAGTCAAGCCAAATCAAGGAGTGTCAGAGTTGTGTCCAGGGTGCAGATTATCAGATTGTCTGATGAAAAATTACAG aagttgcaaaacaacaaGTCGCTCATCCAGTATCTCAGTTCTAAAAAGGATTTAAGTCCTCAGGAAACTTTGGTAATGCCGAAACTTCTCCAGAATCAACACAAAATTTTGTCTACGGGAATAACAGTTCCAACGATTCCGGGACAATCCGTTCAAGGCATTCCATTTTTAAGCGGGGAATGCATGTATGTCGTTCAAGCCAATACCTTCCCAGCCTTGCCTGCTATTCGAAAGAGCCCCGAGGAACTGGTTACAATTCTACAGAGTCCCGAAGAACTGGATACAAAAGTCCCCAACGCTGAGCCGGCTGAGCAAGCTGCTACCCCATTTAAAATTGAGAACAGTTCAGACTCCTCTTCGAATCTACCTCAGGGCAATAATCCTGCCACGGAAAAAGTacttgaattaaaaactaaTAATGGATGTGATTACATTCTCCCCGATTCCGAACGAATTATTTGCAATCGTCACACCTGTGTCATTGAAGTAGCTCTTCTGAGAACACAATTAAACCAAAAGACAATTGATTTGGAGTCTTGTAACCTCGAATTAGATGACATGAAGAAAGAGTTGGAAAAGGCAAAGAAGTATATAGGTAACCTAAGAGCACAATTAGAAGAGAACACCCAAACATTGTGCTCCTACCTAGCTAACTGCTcataa
- the LOC124336188 gene encoding tyrosine--tRNA ligase, cytoplasmic-like, giving the protein MGSINQESIMTPAEKKNLITRNLQEVLGEDKITEILVKRDLKLYWGTATTGKPHVAYFLPMSKIGDFLKAGCEVTILFADLHAYLDNMKAPWELLALRTQYYEHAIKAMLTSLKVPLDKLKFVKGSEYQLTKEYTLDMYRLSSLVTEHDAKKAGAEVVKQVGNPLLSGLMYPGLQALDEEYLKVDAQFGGVDQRKIFTYADKYLPQLGYAKRAHLMNPMIPGLTGAKMSSSEEDSKIDLLDSAASVKKKMKKAFCEPGKVENNGVLAFAKYVLFPLLNAGEGFLIRRGADNGGDVEYMSYEQMESDFSQSLLHPGDLKAAVELRLNDLLEPIRKIFEAPELVKLVKDAYPPPAKVSKSAPVDDVVAPHRLDIRVGKIVEVNRHPEAESLYVEKIDLGEPLGPRTIVSGLVNFVPQSEMLNRMVIVLCNLKPAKMRGIESAGMVLCASSDEPRQCEPLDAPAGSQPGDRVRVEGYETGEPDAVLNPKKKVWETLQGDLRVSANGTAEWQGNALQTEHGSIMAKTIKNVPIK; this is encoded by the exons ATGGGATCCATTAACCAAGAATCAATCATGACACCagcagagaagaaaaatttgattactCGTAATCTACAAGAGGTACTCGGTGAAGACAAAATTACAGAAATCCTTGTTAAACGAGACCTGAAGCTGTACTGGGGAACTGCCACGACTGGAAAACCTCATGTGGCTTACTTCTTGCCCATGAGTAAGATAGGTGATTTTCTTAAAGCTGGATGTGAG GTCACTATTTTATTTGCTGATCTTCATGCCTACCTTGATAACATGAAAGCACCTTGGGAATTGCTTGCTCTCCGTACTCAATACTATGAACATGCTATTAAAGCAATGCTAACTTCCTTGAAGGTTCCACTTGATAAACTCAAATTTGTTAAAGGATCTGAATATCAACTCACTAA GGAATACACCTTGGATATGTACAGATTATCCTCTCTAGTAACTGAGCATGATGCTAAAAAAGCTGGAGCTGAAGTTGTAAAGCAAGTAGGGAATCCTTTGCTCTCTGGTTTAATGTACCCTG GTCTGCAAGCTTTGGATGAAGAATATCTAAAAGTAGATGCACAATTTGGTGGTGTagatcaaagaaaaattttcactTATGCCGACAAATACTTGCCTCAGTTAGGATATGCGAAACGTGCACACCTCATGAATCCAATGA TCCCTGGTCTAACTGGAGCTAAGATGTCATCATCGGAGGAAGACAGCAAGATCGATTTACTTGACTCGGCCGCCAGCgttaaaaagaagatgaagaaagccTTTTGCGAACCAGGCAAAGTTGAAAACAACGGTGTTTTGGCCTTTGCAAAATATGTTTTGTTTCCACTACTGAACGCTGGCGAAG GATTTCTAATTCGACGAGGTGCTGACAATGGCGGTGATGTTGAGTACATGTCCTACGAGCAAATGGAATCAGATTTTTCCCAATCGCTGCTTCATCCGGGTGATTTAAAAGCGGCAGTTGAATTGCGGCTTAACGATTTGCTAGAGCCGATTCGAAAGATCTTTGAAGCTCCTGAATTGGTCAAATTGGTTAAAGACGCTTATCCTCCTCCGGCTAAGGTGTCCAAGTCCGCTCCTGTCGATGATGTAGTTGCCCCTCATCGTCTCGATATCCGAGTGGGCAAGATCGTTGAAGTTAATAGACATCCGGAAGCTGAAAGTCTGTACGTTGAAAAAATCGATCTAG GGGAGCCTTTAGGGCCCCGTACAATTGTAAGCGGCCTTGTTAATTTCGTTCCTCAATCTGAAATGCTCAACCGTATGGTTATTGTTCTGTGCAATTTGAAACCTGCCAAGATGAGGGGTATTGAATCTGCAGGAATGGTCCTTTGTGCTTCCAG TGATGAACCCCGTCAATGTGAACCACTTGATGCACCTGCCGGTAGCCAGCCGGGAGACCGAGTACGAGTGGAAGGCTACGAGACAGGTGAACCTGATGCTGTTCTTAACCCAAAGAAGAAAGTGTGGGAGACGCTTCAGGGCGATTTGCGTGTCAGTGCTAATGGAACTGCTGAATGGCAAGGCAATGCTTTGCAAACTGAACATGGTTCAATCATGGCTAAAACTATTAAAAATGTTCCCATCAAATGA